A DNA window from Zingiber officinale cultivar Zhangliang chromosome 3A, Zo_v1.1, whole genome shotgun sequence contains the following coding sequences:
- the LOC122052617 gene encoding disease resistance protein RGA2-like, protein MSTETPQTEIARYLAQSLHNRSLKAIQRSWEHQEPEVYKAKAGLGKLIRDILEFIQDLHIYDQHKQISNDCLDDWLWRFKEFFYATEDVLDDLDFIEFRSGKWQGDGASAFEEMRFMKAIGKLPEVIKTAAGLFSENKHFKNELQKSKPVFSSLDQQIITGSGLRTLPYKVRELKGRAMEKAKILEAIFHKAEGESKKSPVMISITGPVGIGKTDLARAVYNSAQVAAEFDVRAWIYMGNHHLGEWWLTLQRSVSASVYKQSKIHRTSGSSLGDSILETMKTEIKGRKVLIVLDNLTEGFCDDLLKYGAKVGSRIIVTSQFRHVGNSDDLLFDVELDGLEEEEYLKLFKECALGDRNRNKNPELEDIVEEIAKRFGGNPLAAVRIGRLLKSQADKDHWRIISRSNLGVIDPTESNILSVLRRSYEQLPWLSKQCYLAYALFPKNYPFEKGQLLRIWNATGFGSCDSFGVFSERSFFVSSAKENDKLVLQATLHELADCICDGEFFRLETEIKEKDVIEIPHKAQHVYVTADNFVKVCKVLQKQTHLRSLVIGGTLSSEEHKTNFMELLEEVLRNWKGLRLLMISVLPSGKLPGAIGGLRHLRYLELPTETITKDSVQELPAWLSDKQFVGLRQLQNLKELRQAIRKLQTGESSDEFETIEELSPREPRDSSVSPPLEFSKDDPRVLEEKKTTESWSKSKRESDDTEYVDVDEKRWVLGGFSGRFKDEELQKKILYYQEMIGSVILNFNVFI, encoded by the exons ATGTCCACTGAGACTCCACAAACCGAAATCGCAAGATACCTTGCGCAATCCCTTCACAATAGATCACTTAAAGCCATCCAGAGATCGTGGGAGCACCAGGAGCCGGAGGTTTATAAAGCAAAAGCTGGACTGGGGAAACTAATTAGAGATATTCTTGAATTTATCCAGGATCTGCACATCTACGACCAACACAAGCAGATCAGCAACGACTGCCTGGATGACTGGTTATGGCGCTTTAAGGAATTCTTCTACGCGACGGAGGACGTGCTCGACGACCTGGATTTTATTGAATTTCGTAGCGGCAAATGGCAAGGCGATGGTGCTTCAGCGTTTGAGGAGATGCGTTTTATGAAAGCAATAGGAAAGTTGCCGGAGGTCATCAAGACAGCCGCTGGCCTCTTTAGTGAAAATAAGCATTTCAAGAACGAGCTGCAAAAATCAAAACCAGTCTTCAGTAGCTTGGATCAACAGATAATCACCGGTTCGGGACTCAGAACGTTGCCTTACAAGGTTAGGGAGTTGAAAGGACGAGCTATGGAGAAGGCTAAAATACTAGAGGCGATATTTCACAAAGCAGAAGGAGAATCAAAGAAGTCGCCTGTAATGATCAGCATCACCGGCCCGGTGGGAATAGGGAAGACGGATCTTGCCCGGGCTGTTTATAACAGTGCACAAGTAGCAGCTGAATTCGATGTCAGAGCATGGATTTACATGGGCAACCATCATCTTGGCGAGTGGTGGCTTACACTTCAAAGGTCAGTATCTGCCTCCGTTTATAAACAGAGCAAAATTCACAGAACCAGTGGATCGTCACTGGGTGATAGCATTTTGGAAACCATGAAAACAGAAATAAAAGGCAGGAAGGTGTTGATCGTCCTGGACAACCTGACGGAGGGGTTCTGCGATGACTTATTAAAGTATGGGGCAAAAGTGGGTAGCAGAATAATAGTGACTTCCCAATTTAGACATGTAGGCAACTCAGATGATTTGCTATTCGATGTTGAATTGGATGGATTGGAAGAGGAAGAGTATTTGAAATTGTTCAAGGAATGCGCACTCGGTGACAGAAATCGCAACAAAAATCCAGAGTTGGAAGATATAGTCGAAGAAATAGCTAAAAGGTTTGGAGGAAATCCCTTAGCTGCTGTGAGGATAGGACGTCTACTGAAATCACAAGCAGATAAAGATCACTGGAGGATAATCTCTCGTAGCAATTTGGGCGTAATTGATCCAACAGAAAGTAACATTTTATCAGTGTTGAGACGCAGTTATGAGCAACTACCATGGCTTTCAAAGCAATGTTATCTTGCTTATGCTTTGTTTCCCAAGAATTATCCGTTTGAAAAAGGTCAGTTGCTTCGCATATGGAACGCTACTGGATTTGGTTCATGTGACAGTTTTGGTGTTTTTTCAGAAAGATCATTTTTTGTGAGTTCAGCCAAAGAGAATGACAAGCTCGTACTCCAGGCTACCTTGCATGAGCTTGCAGACTGCATATGTGATGGTGAATTTTTTAGACTTGAGACTGAAATCAAGGAGAAAGACGTCATAGAAATCCCACATAAAGCTCAACATGTGTATGTTACGGCAGATAATTTTGTCAAAGTTTGTAAGGTATTGCAAAAGCAGACGCACTTACGGAGTCTTGTCATTGGTGGAACTCTATCCTCTGAAGAACACAAGACAAATTTTATGGAATTGTTAGAAGAGGTGTTGCGAAATTGGAAAGGCTTGAGGCTATTGATGATCTCTGTGCTTCCATCTGGGAAATTGCCTGGTGCAATCGGTGGTTTGAGACACCTTCGATACCTGGAATTACCTACAGAAACAATAACGAAGGACTCAGTTCAAGAGCTTCCTGCTTGGTTATCTGATAAACAATTTGTTGGTTTAAGACAACTTCAGAATCTGAAGGAGCTAAGGCAAGCAATTCGAAAGCTTCAAACTGGTGAATCAAGTGACGAATTTGAAACAATTGAAGAGCTTTCACCTAGGGAACCTAGAGATTCGTCTGTTTCTCCACCACTGGAATTTTCTAAAGATGACCCACGAGTTctcgaagaaaaaaaaactacggAATCTTGGTCTAAATCTAAACG AGAGAGTGATGATACCGAATATGTGGATGTTGATGAAAAGCGGTGGGTTCTCGGTGGGTTCTCGGGTCGTTTCAAAGATGAGGAGTTGCAGAAGAAAATTTTGTATTATCAAGAAATGATTGGTTctgtaattttaaatttcaatgtATTTATATAA